aaatcgagctccgggggtctcaaAGCTTCaaaaaccttgatcttagcttaaaaacttcaaaacaagatgaaagcttgtcaaaaacttgaaagatttgaaggaaaacataaaatcgaccaaaggaaggcgaaatctcacctatgcccgaaaatagagagagaaaactcgcttattttcggacaaggggcattttataggtggctggccagaccaccttcaggggccaaaagagcttccgcaagctccccatgttcgacggctgaacttgaggttcagcggccgaacttgagttttccttccttagtcttttctttcaaagctcaattttctttctttgttcaaaccgtaaaaacatataaaaacattttagaaaacctttattttacccttctagaaggctccgacatctgaGAAATTTCGgtttccaacggagattccgccggaaggtaggaattccgacactggagtttagccgggtattacattcttccccccttaagaacattcgtccccgaatgttcaacaaacaaacacatgcatagcataaacataaacacataaacacaaaccttaaaagagataagggtattgctggagcatagactcccgtgtctcccaggtgcattcttctatattatggtgattccaaaggactttcaccatcgggatttccttgttcctcagctttctaatCTGCGTGTCCAAGATCCGCACCGactactcaacataggtgagatctcctaggatctccacatcaggctcattaataaccttgcctggatctgacacgaattttcgtaacatggaaatggaaaaccggatggattctctccattgaagcaggtaggtccagcttgtacgatacattcccaatcttctgcaagattttaaagggttcgatgtaccgtggagctagcttacatttcttcccaaaacaaatcacccctttcataggagacaccttgagcaacaccatatctccctcctgaaactctacatgcttcctgcggacatctgcatagcttttctgtcaaCTCAcaacagttctgattctttctctaataatgggcactactctgctggtgatctctactagctcaggccttgctaaggccctttctccaacttcttcccagcagacaggtgacctgcacttcctttcatacaaaacttcatatggagccatccctatgctagcatgatagctgttattgtaggcaaactccaccaagggtagatgctgcctccaagaaccgccaaaatctagcacacacattctgagcatatcttcaattgtctggatggtcctctctgactgtccgtcagtctgtggatggaaagcagtgctaaactctagcctggtacccatagcattatgcagactccaccaaaacctggaggtaaactggaaTTTTatcacaggttaagcttggtgtatgaaaagtttaaagtttttatgcaaatgtatgatcatgtatgggattttatcagatgtacaggatgtatgttaggcttgctacgggttccggcgaccttaagtcgatctgaaccctaacgccagtagcggtccggtttccgggtcgttacagtagaaGTCTCCCTCAGGCCATTATGGATGCTAGATAACACTTGAACTACCAACCAAAAACGTCTACTAGTTTCTATCGTATTAAAGGTGCTAGAGTGAATATAGCTAATATCCGTATTAGGAAGCACATATTTATATAGCCAACTAGCTAGAAAGCAGCTAAATAAACATCTTGAGAGCTTCAACATCTACTCGTGGTTCAAAAAGGGGCCTACTCTACCCTTAAACACGAAGAGATTTCTTATCAATGGTTCTAGATGGATTAtagattttcttaaaatagCTGATCCTCCTCTTACCATTTCGCTTGAAATGTGAAGCACTGAAAATAAACCCTTAATCTAGTATGTGATTTTCATCTCATAATGACTGCCAATCTTGTGACAATTCTTGAGGAAGGTAAGAAATAAGCACTTGTAGCTGCAAGATAGATATAGCTTGCCACTTTGATCAATGCCTTTTAGTACTTCAGCTAAAGAAATAACTTCATTGTAGAAAGAACCACAATTAGAAAAGTCACCTATTGTTTTTCAAGTCCCGAATCTATATGGATTTTTACCCACCAAGAGTATAAAGAGTGTTAGTTGAAACATTCCAGTActtgtaaaagagttgtataaCATTTGGATGGTAATCATAAGGGAAGCAAAGTCTATATGGCATGGTAGAGTTGTACGCtctttaaaatattcttattgtTTGCTAACATATATTCAACTCGTTTTCAATAGGCTTTCTGCTGGAAAATATAGAAAACGGCTTCTATGAGACTTTTTTTCTCGCAAATAAAATGTTGCAAAATCAACAAATTGTGAATTGAATGCTTACTAGAGTATAATGAAAATTGCTGGAAGGATGCCTTTGAACTCACAATGAAAAAAAGAGTGAAGTCAAAGATCTTGCTTAATGCCTTTAAACTTTAACTTTATAGATGAGGTAGTACATTAGATATAGGCTATATAGCAGCAAAAAAATCAATGATAAACTTGTAAATATCAAGAGTATAATCTTCTTATAAGTCTTCTTTATTCAAAATGACAAAGTTGAAGTTGGTATACGAAAtagaaaatttcttaaaaacgaTTATGGTAGAAACTGTAAGTGttgaagagtttgaaagttTTGAAGTCAAGGTAAAGGGATATCTAATAGTTAAAGAAActataagatatatatatatatactgcaagtaaagaaaataataataataaaaaattgtaatGGTATATAAAACGATATTAAGAAAAAGACAAATTGCAATATATAGCTGGAGCTTCAGTTGGTTACATTTTCGAATAACTAATTTGATGCTCATGTTCCTAAACACAAGCCTCTGAGATAGCAAAATTTTCAGTGCCAAACTTGAGAAGCATCATGCAATCAGTGGCGGAGTCAGGAGCTTCCCTTTGGTAGGGCATCGGCTGTGCCGCTGCGACACCTTCATTCCCCTTCAAAGTATTTTTCGATtgccggtacggcacgtgcccctTGCCATACCTTCCTTCCGCCCCTGCATGCAATATATAGGTAGGGGCGTGCAATATATAGGTATTAAGAGTGCATGTTTCTTAAACACtgtaaatttaatttgtatttgtatataaatctttaaattaaaaGGAAATTGACATATTTCACTTATCCAAAATGcaagattgaaaaaaaaaatctcaaatagGAAATCTACtcctatttaaaataatatgttgtattattttttaatcataaaaaatgaaattaatattttttaaaaaataaattaaattattttcttaaaaatattatatttaaataaaatttaaagttttggaCATGTTtattaaatagataaaatagTTAACAAGTCTCGAGGTACtctttgtaaaaataaaaatttttcttttcaattataAATTGTCATGTATCCGTtagcttataatttttatttaataatttttaattaaattaattttgctaaataatttttttaaatatttgagttataaaataattaattatatcatattactcgttaaaaaaataaaattatttttttaaaatgatgaCATTTGTTGATTACGGACCcttattttcaaattctctacaAAATAAAGAAACTGTAATCCTCGTATATGAATGAATAAACTCTAAGTCTTAGATCACAAAAACTTTATCAAAACTACAAACTACTAACTCTACTTAATTTCTCTAGCATCAATATTATCaaatttgtatatttttttaaattaaaaaagcttttttttataaattaaaaaatgagttATTCGAACTTTTGAATCACTCAGGAAAAATTAAgagattgaaaatttttttttagaaattctttattaaattctattttattgTCTTTAAATTTGAGATATAAAATTTGtatataaaaaatgaatacCCCATTCATTATCACTGTCCATAATTGATCCAACAGGTTGTTCTagctgtttttattttttcgttGTAATTTGATACATTCACGCACGCACACATGGAGGAAGAATCGCATTCTTATTTgtattagtattttattttattttttttctttcacctTTCATCtatacataaatattttttgaaaataaactataacaattttaatatagtattattgaaaaaatttattttattatttattttaatatattatgaaGAATACtacattttcttaaaaataatcaaGTATACCactttctcaaaaaaaaaaaaaaaacgaaatataataattttaaatggtcAATTGcactaaaaaatttgaattctgtgccaattttcaattatatcaaCTTTCTCCATTTTTCTATAGAATAACTAAATTTTTGAGATTAGTAATTATATCGgagtttttaaattaattttgattaaaaagaaatttatccACCTTTATGGGTTTATAGATTTTTTCTTCACCACCGGCAAGTCCATTTCATtgatgatgaccgctggatttctccatcccATCACGAGACCGGGCCAATAGTAGCAGTCCACAAGCTCTCGAATAAACCGGACCCAACCCGTTCATCCTCCATACTGGACTTCTATTTAAGTCACTTGATCAAACCAGCCCAGCCCAATTCAGCCTTAAAATCAGACCTTCCTGGGTTCCGattcttttttcttaaattcGGGTACGGAAAGAAATGATTGTTGGTCTAGTCATTTCTCAGCCTTATCCACTCATGCgccgaagggaattaaatgcttGCCTGACACAGAGATGGTCCTGAGATCATCTATACGTACGAACCTGCAACAAGGGGTAGGTGATCCTGTAGCGGAATAGTCATCTCGCGTGAGGAaaggaaatagtataaaagggaaaaaatactctcctctagggctaaattttttttaaagttcacAAACCTattgtaaaatcctattttttGAATCTCAGattattaattgataaaaaatttaaagtaatcTAATTGCtaccttaaaaaaataaataaattcaatttcaaTCGACACATAATAATCGACTCTACAAAAGAACTGTTCtaatagtaataatataaaaaaatataaatgttacattttttaaaaattacattgtATTATTAAGTACTTTCAGAATTTGACTGTCCAAACAGAAAACAATGGAAGCAAGATTATAATAGCATGAGAAGATTAACTGAAATTTTATATAAGATTTTTTGTTCTGTTAAGTTATAAtgaaatcacaaaaaaaaaagggtaataaaatagaattaattattaattaaaaaatttattcatgtggcaattaatttaaattaaaaaaatatcatggataatttttttttatcaaaatttatttacaaaaatgaaaaatttatttagaaaaatagatataattgaaattaatatcATAAATTCCATTATTTTATACCATAATTAAAAAagtgatataattaaaaatttaaatttttaatccaATAGCCTTTTAAAAAACTATAACACTTTGTCTGTCATTATTATTTCCTTATTTACCACATTAACATTTTTATTTGTACAAGTATTTCTTGTTTTTTTCTTCAACTTCTATTTATACATAAACACTActgaaacaattttttttaaaaaaaaaaactatatagtattattaaatatttgttaatatattaattaattattaacaaTACTGAGTTTAGGGTtcagcattcggtcggttcggttcaaaactgaaccgaatcgaataaaccgaaaaccgaaattttagtgtttatgaaaaccaaaccgaaccgattttagtcagaaactgaatcgaaccgaaccggtctgattcggttcgattcgattcggtttgatcggtttcaatttttaataatttttttattttttacactttatttttaatattttaaaatttaattaaaatattttaattttaatatgatttaatttctctatattattgaaaaaatatattattatcactaatcgattcggttcggttttttctgatcaaaaccgaaccgaactgaaataatcgaaatttctgaaattaaaaaccgaatcaaaccgaaatatataaaaaaccgaatcaaaatttcaaatcaattcgattcgatcggatttttcgatttgaaccgaatactgctcacccctaactgAGTTTTGCGTTTAACTTAAAATTCTAAAAGTAGATGAGACTATAAATCTCATCCAGCCTAGCAGGTACCGTATCCAGAAAGCTGGATGGGATTAATAAGAGACTCGAAGTCAGCAGGTTGCTTTGTGTcatatttttcctttaaaattactatttcatttttatattataaaaattattaattaaattttttattttaaaaaatatattaaaatatttttaatattttaaaaaatttactaattaattattttaataattatatctattaaatattataaaaaaaattttaaaatattctccatataaaaaaataattaatagagttcttataaaatttaaaaattaattaataaatatttattataaaaattaattaataaaataataaataattaaaattaaaaataaaaatttaattaatagactttttataacgttaaaaatattttaatatatttttaaaaattaaaaataaaaataaatttttttataatataaaaataaaatttcctcTCTTATGATAAATAAAGAAATGCATTCTTTTTTACAAATACACTAGAAATAGTAATGGATTATGACTATAAATGTAGGacccattaaaaaataaaaattataaataatttaattattttttattatatttttaatttatttattatgttttgtgattttaaataattgattgatgtgaaaatatttaatttaaaaattataattagtaaattttaaaagagtaatatggattaaataaaagaaaaacttaaaacagctggaaaaaattttaactataaaGCAGATTCTAAATGCAACTGATGGGTGTTATATTAGAATTATCTACGGTTAAACCCCACGCTCTTAATCTATCATAGATGTGAATTTTAGAATTCCCGTGTTTGACTTCTTTTACGCTATCAcaataataaacaaataaaagaaaacgaATGGGATAATGAATTTGAAATTCTGAACCTCATGATTTATCAGATAAACACTCAATCATTGAGCTGCTGCCCAGATCAAGTGTGGTTGAGGAATTTAATTGATGACTCTTTTGAGAATTTTTTCATGTGGTTGAGGACAATGAATACCTGCAGACTCTAGCTTCTTTATACACAAGCCCTGTTCTGCAAAAATACCCATTTTCTGGGCTACAGTGCTTGTCTTCTGAGCATATACATTGCCCCTCCAATGCACAACCATCTCCTTTCACAGCTTCTTTCCCTGACATTAATATCTCATCTGACCATTCACTAGAAAACATGTTTTCAGGATCTAATAGCTTCTTTGCTGCAAGAAACTTGCTAAGATTAGGATTCTTGCTCTGCACATCCAAGAATGCTAGGTTCCTATTCTTAGCCCAATGTGGTTTAGCCCCATATTTGAAGAATGCCATTTGTTCTACTTCTTCCCAGATGTCTTGGTTTAATCTTGGAGTTGAAGGATCATCGGCACGATAATAGTTAAAATCAAGAACCACTGAATCCTCGGATTGTCCAAGATATGCCTGAGATGCCTTGATGAATCTTATCAGGAACCCATTGTAGATATCAACCCCACAAAAATTTTCTGGTTTAAGGTCTCTTAGTTTTTTCACATCTTTGATGAAATCTACAAACTTTGAAGCAGGAAATATTGCTGTTGTTTCATAAAAGAAGAGCCCATTAATTCTTGGATCCCAAGCACAAGAAGTATCGATTCTTGCCTCTGGGGAATATAAACAAGAACCTGATGTCTGCATTTTTCCCTGGTGACCCACTACTGGATAGCCAGTAAAGATTAGGCTATTCTTCAATCCATTGGCTACCAACTTCTTAAATCCCACAAAAGAAATTGCCAATAAGCACTTCCCACTCACATCCCTTGCTTTCTCCAATGATTTCTCTGCATAGTTTTACATTCTTTATGAGTCAGAAGTTGACagcagaagaaagagaagatgATGAGGGAGTCATAAACAGTACCTGCTGCTCTAGTTGACTTTGATACCAGAATTGAGTTGGATTGAAATCCAAGAAAATCAAATGCTCCATCACCAGAGAGATTCACAGGAACTCTGAAATCGTATCTATAAACAGCTGTTTTCCTTGACGGGTACCAAGTAATATCACCAAATTCATATTTCTTCCCATGATCTATGATCATATCCTCTATATGAGCATCATCTGTGAAATTGTATGTGATGCTTCTTTTGAATGCAGGCTCCAGGGACAACTTCACCTGTTATTGATTTTCAGGTTATAATTCAGTAAAATTCACAAGTTATGAAGCTACAAAATGATGCATTTAGAACTGACCTTGGAGATGACGCCTAGCATTCCTAGAGATACTTTGGCTGCCTTAAGCAGAGGATCTTGGGCTCCAATTCTGATAATTTTTGCATACCCTTCAGACTCCTTTGCAGGGACAATAAGACTAAGGCCAATGACATGATCATGAACAGCTCCACCTTTACCCCACCATGAGCTTCCATGTGCTCCAGTGCTAATAAGTCCACCCACACTCACACCCTCCCAATATGGAGCTGCCACCAAGCTCAATCCAGCTTCTTCAACTTTATCAATCAGCTCACGCAGACCCACTCCAGCATCAGATGTGACAGCTAAATTAGCCATGTCAATTTCAATGCCAGACTTATAATTCAGTGTGCTTATTAACATCGATCTCTCATTCCCTGAACCAGGACAAGCAAACTTGGGAATTGTGTGTGAAAATCTGCTAACCACTTTAACCTTGAGTTTATTTCTATTAGCATATGCAACAGCCAAGCGTAGTTCTTCTTCAGATGATGGGTAAGAGACATTAGCAACGTTACAAGGCTTCCGATCATTCCAGACGCCGTAGGAGTTGTAAAGGGTGCAGCCAGAATCGTTGCATCGaacaggtggtggaggtggcatGGCAAGGACAGTAATTGGGTTTAGACCCCAAAGGAGAAGAAGGTGCACGGCACCAAGAATATACCATGAGTAGACCATCGATAAGGGCCCTGGAAATTCTGAATCCTTGCAATGGCCGACAAGTTTTCGATTCAGAAAGTTGCAAAATGGCAGGCAACTTTAGCTTCCTTTTTAATGAATATTGTAAGGACGTAATCAATGCTTAGAAGGAAAATAAAGAGTGTTCCCTAAATTTTTACGCTAAGTTGTAGATTTTTTTAATGTGTAGCACGCGGATACAACTATGAGATcaatgatttttattattttaatatttgaataaatatgaaaaatcgcATCTAATACATCTAAATAAAATTGGTAagtatatctgaataaatataatataattttaattttaattttatataaaactcaagttaataattattaaattaaattttttaatataaaatattacttaTAGTGGATTTCTAtcgtaaattttaaaaatatttcatactttaaatttaaatttttatcagaGTACATTAGTTTGATTAATCTGTATGTATCCGCACACTTCTTCTCAAATATTAAGGGCTTCatattaaagtttaaatttctTACCGTTTATAAATTCTAGTATAAAtatctaatttaataattatgtacaaatattttttttggatttAGCTTTCGCTAATGTGTTCACATTGTTAAACTTTGGAATTAATGTGGATAGATAAGAAGACTGTGCCGCGGACGCAACATACTTAGAGTGGTCTCCCACCACTTCTCCTTTTCAACAATAAAAATTCCTTTACCACTGAGCTGACTTCATCCACCGTTTGAAAGCCTTTCCAATATGCATTTCTTACATTCATGCAGTTAtggatttgtttttctttttctttttcttttttcatcagAAATTTGTATATGATGCGGTATGTGATCTTAGTTGAATTTCAGTTGTTTTATTCATCaatctgcaaaaaaaaaaattacaaaataaatagtttctaaaagttttcttttaatttcttaattcattatttatcaaatggatgttgaaaaataattatttgtcagcgttaaatttttttatttaaatggaaATCGAGAATTAAAAGAGTAGAATCTGAAACTTTTACTCATTTACTCAAATACATTTACCATCAGATTAAACATGTGAGTGCAAACTTTcacttataatatttaaaaaattaatgtaattattactctttaatttaattcataacagccaaatttaattttttgaaattaatttactaAGTTATTGTTGGTTTAATTTAAAcaccataaattatttttattgagttATTGAAGTAGTCTTTTATGAATAGTTTGTTCAgaagaaaatttcaaattatgtatgtttaattattaaaataaaattaaaaatataataaaatataccaAACAACATATGCCAAATAAcgctaaattaaattaatatgtaaattaaaataaaaaatttaattacaaattttaaacaaaataaattgtgtaaaaaattaaagaattattatcaatttaaatctatactatatataaatGTTTGAAGATGGGAGGAATAATAAGATTTTCATTTTTGCCCTtggaaaattataattttattttattttatttttatttaaaatttaaaatttgattgatttaattatattaattttttatttaaattcaaattggtTAAAGGATTATTTTAACAtctaaattttaagataattaatatttattattgacGCAAGTTTCTCTAAGTGGTCGTTGTGACTCGATATTCTCGTTCTTTTCTCTTCCTTAAATTTAACTTATTCTTTCCCCTTCTCCATAAaagacgatctgcgtcaattgactatcgatgaagaaaaagatgttgttgtccctattaataGCTCTAGAGATATTCTGAtagtcacttatgatttctgtatgggggatatttctcacatacaatccaatcaattttcagaatatacaGACCTGTTTGACAGATTTATGACATCCTTTAGAGAGGGTATCTATTATGGAATTAGAGACAAAAAGATATCTGTTTtggttttttaataatgttgattttgaaaatatagggaatGGGGTCCTTGGTTGTACATCGATTCCTGTTTGTTTGGAAGGAGATACAAGGTGATGAAAATCCTCTCCATATCTCTTTAACTCATTCTAATTTTTGGGTTCTGATTAAAGACCTCTCTTCTGGTTATTATAACGAGACGTTGGCTAAATTGGTCGGAGATATTGTTGGCCACTATAAAgagtatgatatgaaaaatgtttcagttatgtcgccGGGCCCTGTGAGAGTTAAAGTTTATTTGGACATTCGACAACCTTTGAAACAGCGGAAGAAGTTTGTTGGAGATGTTGGTACTGTATTTACTGTGAAGTTTTAATACGGAAAGCTGACTATTTTTTGCTATCTATGTGGGAAACTGGGTCATGTGTAGGTTTTATGTGACTTGCGGCTGAGGTTGAAGAAAGAAGATACCAAGTTTGGTTGGAGTGATTTCCTCAGAGCACCTGTTCGTGGGAACCAGAGACTGACAAGCTGTGGCTGCGTGATTCCGGCAATTCTGCTCCGCTGGGATTTGTGGTAAGATTGACATCAACTAGCAATTTTGAAAACACTAATTTGGCAGCACATAATAGGTAATTCTTCTTATTTGGCAAAAGTCAACCCATTGTAAATAAGGAGACTGAGGACTATATTATGGACATGGACAAGAATTATATGGGCCAAGACAGTTCTAACAAGCTTGATGAGGAGATTGCAGCCTCAATAAATGATGCTGCTAAAAAAAGGCCAAGAAACACTAAACATAACGTTGTTACAGGTTTTCTTTCCTCTCAACAGGATGCCTTTAACAATACCCCTAcgaatgttaatttgacaggCAACATTGAAGCGGCTCATTCCGTCAAAGGTCGGGATAGCCGAAAGCAATGATCGTCCTGTGTTAGAACTGCCGAGGACTCGGCAATTCTCGGACAAttaatgcattgaaggatttggttactagttataagccggacattttattttttatggaaacaaaaGTTCTTAGTTcttgtatgaaattttttcgtaatttttacattttgatggttgcttctcagtcaatagataatgattgggaggaggcctttcgttaatgtggaagagtcatgtgtTTGTTTCTGTGGTtcacttttcttcaaattttactgattcggttgtttcggaaAGTAATGTTCAATAGAGATTTATAAGTTATTATGAGTTCCCagaatcgcaacgacgacgtcagtcttggaactttattcgagttttatcttgtAGAAACTCTCTTTCGTGGTTTTGTTTGGGagactttaataatttatgctTGAGAGATGAGAAGGAAGGAGaaatatttttgccaaattatcttaagCAGGAGTTTAGACAGACACTTGATGAGcttttttgccaaattatcttaggTATAATCATATCTCtgtttgccaaattatcttgaGGAGCATCTTTGCTAAATTTtgacttaatttttaatataataacagTTTAATACGTAAATTCAaggaaattatgaaaattaataattttgataatattaaaatgttaattatgaattttaataatttcaataattttcataataaattttcttttaaatgattATAGGATAAACAATGATAATACAAGATGTTATTTATCAATTATGtatgaatttataaaataagagaATATCGGGTGATTAGTCGTGAACAATCTCTTTGATACTTAAATCaataatgattttaaaaaagACCTCAAAATAACGTAGGTCATAAATAGATAGACATACGTAGAGATGCCCTTAAATAGATTTAGCTGTCCACATCCTTTTTGAATTAGAATTTCTCATGAAATCCATTTGAAccatagattttttttaatagagtTGGACTAGAACTAAGAGTGAGTATTTAAtcggtttaatttaaaattaaactaaaccaaataaatcaaaaattaaaatttaaat
The genomic region above belongs to Manihot esculenta cultivar AM560-2 chromosome 3, M.esculenta_v8, whole genome shotgun sequence and contains:
- the LOC110610798 gene encoding L-gulonolactone oxidase 3, which gives rise to MVYSWYILGAVHLLLLWGLNPITVLAMPPPPPVRCNDSGCTLYNSYGVWNDRKPCNVANVSYPSSEEELRLAVAYANRNKLKVKVVSRFSHTIPKFACPGSGNERSMLISTLNYKSGIEIDMANLAVTSDAGVGLRELIDKVEEAGLSLVAAPYWEGVSVGGLISTGAHGSSWWGKGGAVHDHVIGLSLIVPAKESEGYAKIIRIGAQDPLLKAAKVSLGMLGVISKVKLSLEPAFKRSITYNFTDDAHIEDMIIDHGKKYEFGDITWYPSRKTAVYRYDFRVPVNLSGDGAFDFLGFQSNSILVSKSTRAAEKSLEKARDVSGKCLLAISFVGFKKLVANGLKNSLIFTGYPVVGHQGKMQTSGSCLYSPEARIDTSCAWDPRINGLFFYETTAIFPASKFVDFIKDVKKLRDLKPENFCGVDIYNGFLIRFIKASQAYLGQSEDSVVLDFNYYRADDPSTPRLNQDIWEEVEQMAFFKYGAKPHWAKNRNLAFLDVQSKNPNLSKFLAAKKLLDPENMFSSEWSDEILMSGKEAVKGDGCALEGQCICSEDKHCSPENGYFCRTGLVYKEARVCRYSLSSTT